The following are encoded together in the Thermoanaerobaculia bacterium genome:
- a CDS encoding Lrp/AsnC family transcriptional regulator: MSYESTKQLDATGWRLLRELQQDGRVSFAELARRVGLSTPAVAERVRNLEAAGIVRGYRAEIDLAKVGLPILAVVRMSVMGDVLGRITTMARELPEVLECHRTTGADSFIMKVAVSSVEHLEKLIDRLTPFGSTSTSIVLSSPVAGRILEAPSPRGLAESGSPSRPARSG; this comes from the coding sequence ATGAGTTACGAATCAACAAAGCAGCTCGACGCCACTGGTTGGCGACTGCTGCGCGAGCTGCAACAGGACGGGCGCGTGAGCTTCGCCGAGCTCGCCCGGCGCGTCGGACTCTCGACGCCGGCGGTGGCCGAGCGCGTGCGCAATCTCGAGGCAGCGGGGATCGTCCGCGGCTACCGCGCCGAGATCGATCTCGCCAAGGTCGGACTGCCGATCCTGGCGGTGGTGCGCATGAGCGTGATGGGGGACGTACTCGGCCGCATCACCACCATGGCCCGCGAGCTGCCCGAAGTGCTGGAGTGCCACCGCACCACCGGCGCCGATTCGTTCATCATGAAAGTCGCGGTCTCGTCGGTCGAGCATCTCGAGAAGCTGATCGACCGGCTCACGCCCTTCGGATCGACCTCCACGTCGATCGTGCTCTCTTCGCCGGTCGCCGGTCGGATCCTCGAGGCGCCTTCGCCACGCGGCCTGGCAGAGAGCGGGTCGCCCTCGCGACCCGCAAGATCCGGCTAG